From the genome of Impatiens glandulifera chromosome 9, dImpGla2.1, whole genome shotgun sequence, one region includes:
- the LOC124916663 gene encoding E3 ubiquitin-protein ligase RNF25 isoform X1, which translates to MATSESTTEEEVLVEVEAIQAVYGEDCCFLHQFPPHFHIHMKPRTAEISSQQFVELDIGIHATPQYPEEPPQIYIVGSKGLDQQRQNDLLACINNKAQQFSSCLMLIALCEEAVESLSRMNHPEGNCPLCMYPLVEEDTENKTRPFMKLMSCFHCFHSECIIGWWNWVQKQRKSDGIDLSITNLSEDIVTKLGIHAKEDNSTANCPVCRKLFHVKDIEHVLDLINANPNQGSYEEEDGKEEEMENVLQSESEKMRRQEFEAILNRQEERDGLIKEKRNNVLLAGMFLSPQPTTTDGIEEREEEGVSVGIGSNSNTTTSSNRPSSSRGRNSRRGGGGGGRGGGGGGGGRGGGGGGGRGGGGGRGRGRNPRPQVQRWLPKEK; encoded by the exons ATGGCAACCTCAGAATCCACGACTGAAGAGGAGGTGCTTGTCGAAGTTGAAGCTATACAGGCAGTTTACGGCGAAGATTGTTGTTTTCTTCATCAATTTCCTCCACACTTCCATATCCACATGAAGCCTCGAACTGCAGAAATTTCCTCTCAACAG TTTGTAGAACTTGATATTGGGATACACGCAACTCCTCAG TATCCAGAGGAACCTCCTCAAATTTATATTGTAGGATCCAAGGGCTTAGATCAACAAAGGCAGAATGATCTTTTGGCATGCATAAATAACAAAGCGCAACAATTCTCATCTTGTTTAATGCTTATAGCTCTTTGCGAG GAAGCAGTGGAGAGTCTCTCAAGAATGAATCATCCTGAAGGAAATTGTCCGCTTTGCATGTATCCATTGGTTGAAGAAGATACAGAAAATAAGACAAGgccatttatgaaattaatgtcTTGTTTTCATTGCTTTCACAG CGAGTGCATTATTGGGTGGTGGAATTGGGTCCAGAAGCAACGGAAGTCTGATGGCATTGATTTATCAATCACAAATCTCTCAGAAGATATTGTAACTAAGCTTG GAATTCATGCAAAAGAGGACAATAGCACAGCTAACTGCCCTGTTTGTCGAAAGCTTTTTCATGTCAAGGATATCGAACATGTACTAGACTTGATTAACGCTAATCCGAATCAG GGTAGCTACGAAGAGGAGGATGGCAAAGAAGAGGAGATGGAGAATGTTCTTCAGTCTGAATCGGAGAAGATGAGAAGGCAGGAATTTGAGGCTATACTTAATCGGCAAGAAGAGAGAGACGGTTtgataaaagagaaaagaaacaATGTATTATTAGCAGGAATGTTCCTGTCTCCACAACCAACAACTACAGATGGAATAGAAGAAAGGGAGGAGGAAGGTGTGTCTGTAGGAATAGGATCGAATTCGAATACAACTACCTCCTCAAATAGGCCTAGCTCCAGCCGTGGGAGAAACTCACGtagaggaggaggaggtggtggtagaggaggaggaggaggtggtggtggtagaggaggaggtggtggtggtggtagaggaggaggtggtggtagaggaagaggaagaaatccAAGACCACAAGTTCAAAGATGGTTGCCGAAAGAGAAATGA
- the LOC124916663 gene encoding E3 ubiquitin-protein ligase RNF25 isoform X2, protein MATSESTTEEEVLVEVEAIQAVYGEDCCFLHQFPPHFHIHMKPRTAEISSQQFVELDIGIHATPQYPEEPPQIYIVGSKGLDQQRQNDLLACINNKAQQFSSCLMLIALCEEAVESLSRMNHPEGNCPLCMYPLVEEDTENKTRPFMKLMSCFHCFHSECIIGWWNWVQKQRKSDGIDLSITNLSEDIVTKLGIHAKEDNSTANCPVCRKLFHVKDIEHVLDLINANPNQGSYEEEDGKEEEMENVLQSESEKMRRQEFEAILNRQEERDGLIKEKRNNVLLAGMFLSPQPTTTDGIEEREEEGVSVGIGSNSNTTTSSNRPSSSRGRNSRRGGGGGGRGGGGGRGGGGGRGRGRNPRPQVQRWLPKEK, encoded by the exons ATGGCAACCTCAGAATCCACGACTGAAGAGGAGGTGCTTGTCGAAGTTGAAGCTATACAGGCAGTTTACGGCGAAGATTGTTGTTTTCTTCATCAATTTCCTCCACACTTCCATATCCACATGAAGCCTCGAACTGCAGAAATTTCCTCTCAACAG TTTGTAGAACTTGATATTGGGATACACGCAACTCCTCAG TATCCAGAGGAACCTCCTCAAATTTATATTGTAGGATCCAAGGGCTTAGATCAACAAAGGCAGAATGATCTTTTGGCATGCATAAATAACAAAGCGCAACAATTCTCATCTTGTTTAATGCTTATAGCTCTTTGCGAG GAAGCAGTGGAGAGTCTCTCAAGAATGAATCATCCTGAAGGAAATTGTCCGCTTTGCATGTATCCATTGGTTGAAGAAGATACAGAAAATAAGACAAGgccatttatgaaattaatgtcTTGTTTTCATTGCTTTCACAG CGAGTGCATTATTGGGTGGTGGAATTGGGTCCAGAAGCAACGGAAGTCTGATGGCATTGATTTATCAATCACAAATCTCTCAGAAGATATTGTAACTAAGCTTG GAATTCATGCAAAAGAGGACAATAGCACAGCTAACTGCCCTGTTTGTCGAAAGCTTTTTCATGTCAAGGATATCGAACATGTACTAGACTTGATTAACGCTAATCCGAATCAG GGTAGCTACGAAGAGGAGGATGGCAAAGAAGAGGAGATGGAGAATGTTCTTCAGTCTGAATCGGAGAAGATGAGAAGGCAGGAATTTGAGGCTATACTTAATCGGCAAGAAGAGAGAGACGGTTtgataaaagagaaaagaaacaATGTATTATTAGCAGGAATGTTCCTGTCTCCACAACCAACAACTACAGATGGAATAGAAGAAAGGGAGGAGGAAGGTGTGTCTGTAGGAATAGGATCGAATTCGAATACAACTACCTCCTCAAATAGGCCTAGCTCCAGCCGTGGGAGAAACTCACGtagaggaggaggaggtggtggtagaggagga ggtggtggtagaggaggaggtggtggtagaggaagaggaagaaatccAAGACCACAAGTTCAAAGATGGTTGCCGAAAGAGAAATGA